In a single window of the Solea senegalensis isolate Sse05_10M linkage group LG1, IFAPA_SoseM_1, whole genome shotgun sequence genome:
- the LOC122770564 gene encoding ceramide synthase 2-like produces MDLLPDIWRQEYWLPPGVTWKDMEQLEDSDRPRPLDLLITLPLALCFVGLRYVFERFFAPPIGICLGVKNRLQVTAAPSPKLESFYMRRSRQPTQSEIVSLMKACGKTQRQIEKWFRHRRNQDRPCQTKKFGEAAWRFSFYLVAFVGGLACLIDRPWFWNNRDCWSKYPVQPMERAHYWYYMLELSFYVSLLLRISVDVKRKDFKEQVIHHLATIFLLSFSYCANYIRIGTLVMLLHDSSDILLESAKMFNYGTGWRKTCDILFVVFTVVFLVTRLVIFPSKIIHTTLVLSMEVFEPFVGYYFFNILLMVLQALHIFWAILILRMVNKFLVGKLEKDVRSDEESEAEQDEEEEDKGEEEDEDCIWERSKDTLNSKLSILTNSCVLNNLNNHRGSAVDRIRKAQ; encoded by the exons ATGGATTTGCTGCCTGACATATGGAGGCAGGAGTACTGGCTCCCTCCAGGTGTGACGTGGAAAGACATGGAGCAGCTGGAGGACTCTGACCGACCGCGACCCCTGGACCTCCTCATAACTTTGCCCCTTGCTCTGTGCTTTGTTGGCCTACGCTACGTATTCGAGAG GTTTTTTGCCCCACCCATTGGCATATGTTTGGGGGTGAAGAATAGATTACAGGTGACTGCGGCTCCCTCCCCGAAGCTAGAGTCATTTTACATGAGGAGGAGCAGGCAGCCAACACAG AGTGAGATTGTGAGTCTGATGAAGGCATGCGGTAAAACGCAGCGACAGATCGAGAAGTGGTTCCGCCATCGCAGGAACCAGGACAGGCCCTGTCAAACCAAGAAGTTTGGTGAAGCAGc ctggAGGTTTTCTTTCTATCTGGTAGCCTTTGTGGGTGGATTAGCCTGCTTGATTGAT AGACCCTGGTTCTGGAATAACAGGGACTGTTGGAGCAAGTATCCAGTACAG CCCATGGAGAGAGCTCACTACTGGTACTACATGCTGGAGCTGAGCTTTTatgtctctctgctgctgcggATCTCTGTTGATGTCAAGAGGAAG GATTTTAAAGAGCAGGTCATCCACCACTTAGCCACAATCTTCCTTCTGAGTTTCTCCTACTGTGCCAACTACATACGCATCGGCACCCTGGTCATGCTGCTGCACGACTCCTCTGACATCCTGCTGGAG TCTGCCAAGATGTTCAACTACGGCACTGGCTGGAGGAAAACGTGTGACATACTCTTTGTAGTATTTACTGTGGTTTTCCTCGTGACTCGACTGGTGATTTTCCCCAGCAA AATCATCCATACCACCCTGGTACTGTCCATGGAGGTCTTTGAGCCCTTTGTCGGCTACTACTTTTTCAACATCCTGCTGATGGTGCTGCAGGCTCTTCACATCTTCTGGGCTATCTTAATCTTACGCATGGTCAATAAGTTCCTGGTCGGCAAG CTGGAAAAGGATGTACGCAGTGATGAAGAGAGTGAAGCTGAacaggacgaggaggaggaggataagggagaagaggaggatgaggattgTATCTGGGAGAGAAGTAAAGACACTCTGAACTCCAAGCTGTCAATTCTGACCAACAGTTGTGTCTTAAATAACTTGAACAACCACCGGGGGTCTGCGGTGGACAGGATCCGTAAAGCTCAGTAG